The genomic stretch TTCATGGAAAGAACAGTTAATAGTTAAAGGAACTTTATCTGATATTGTAAATAAAGTCAAAAAAGCAAATATTACTAAAACTGCTATGATTGTTGTTGGAGAAGTCCTTGATCCAGGAGACTTTGAAAGTTCAAAGCTATATGATCCTAACTTTAAACACGAATATAGATAATTATATCCATTAATATATTTTTAATACTTTATAGTACTGATTAAATATTTTTATTATTTTTTTATTATTTTTGTTATTCTTGTTCTTTGTATTTATTATTTTTTTATTTTATTCTCTTTTTATTTTTAATATTTCTAATATTTTTTATTATTATATTTTTAATGTTTTTATTATTAATTTTTTAATGTTTTTATTATTTTTAATATTTTTAATATTTTTAATATTTCTAATATTTTTTCTTCTATATTATTTATTTAAATAAAAAACATTAATATTAATAGTTAAAACTCATTTTAAAACTTTCACACCATCAAAAGTTCCCAATATTACTTGATCTACCATCTGAGAGAAAATTCCATTTTCAACGACACCAGGTATTGAATTTAAATCTTTTTCTAATTGTATAGGATTATCAATTTCACGAAAATCAGCATCAACTATAAAATTACCATTATCTGAAATAACAGGACCATCTTTATACTGAGCCATTCTTATTTTAGGATCTGCACCCATATCCTCAAGTGCAGAAAAAACAGGTTTTCTGGATTCTGAGATTATTTCTAATGGCACAGGAAACTTTCCAAGCTTATTAACAATTTTTGAATCATCAGCTATAATAATAAGCTTTTCTGCAGAATAGTCAACAATTTTTTCTAATGTATGAGCTGCACCTCCACCTTTAATTAAATTAAAGTTAGGATCAATTTCATCAGCACCATCAACAGCAATATCAACATCATGCTCTTCTAAAGTAGTTACTGGTATTTTCCATTCTTTTG from Methanobrevibacter arboriphilus JCM 13429 = DSM 1125 encodes the following:
- the rpiA gene encoding ribose-5-phosphate isomerase RpiA encodes the protein MNLKKIAGFAAAEEIQDGQIIGLGTGSTTHYFIEKVGMRMKEEGMDVMGIPTSYQSFLLAKEWKIPVTTLEEHDVDIAVDGADEIDPNFNLIKGGGAAHTLEKIVDYSAEKLIIIADDSKIVNKLGKFPVPLEIISESRKPVFSALEDMGADPKIRMAQYKDGPVISDNGNFIVDADFREIDNPIQLEKDLNSIPGVVENGIFSQMVDQVILGTFDGVKVLK